A genomic stretch from Microbacterium proteolyticum includes:
- a CDS encoding ATP-dependent DNA ligase has product MLFGDIETALAAVTNTRSRLAKVDALAEVLRSLAPDEIVPAVGLLTASPRQGRLGVGWRTLSSRGGSHADTPTLTVGAVDEAFSRLTGIGGTGSAAARTALLDDLAGRATASEWHLLIRIMTGELRTGALEGVLLDAVARASDRDGAAVRRAAMLSGELGETARVALTGSADDLAAVGLVVGRGVQPMLASTAASVAEALAVAGRASVEYKLDGARVQVHRHADEVRVFTRTLADVTHRVPEIVEVVRSLPVGDVILDGETLSLDDDGGPRPFQDTMARFGAEAAREIALRPWFFDVLHVDGRDLVDEPLSARLDELERVAGAWRVPATVTDDTEVAETFARDALAAGHEGVMVKGLDDPYTAGRRGKSWLKVKPVHTFDLVVLGVERGSGRRAGWFSNLHLGARDPDGRFGEPGGFVMVGKTFKGLTDEILTWQTAYFAEREVGQIPGGIRVTPDTVVEIAIDGVQRSVRYPGGVALRFARVKAYRSDKTAAEADMIDTLRSLLPGGSTPARGDEAAEG; this is encoded by the coding sequence ATGCTCTTCGGCGATATCGAGACGGCGCTCGCCGCGGTGACGAACACGCGGTCGCGTCTGGCCAAGGTCGATGCGCTCGCGGAGGTGCTGCGGTCCTTGGCGCCCGACGAGATCGTGCCGGCGGTCGGCCTGCTCACCGCTTCGCCGCGCCAGGGACGGCTCGGCGTCGGATGGCGCACGCTGTCGAGCCGCGGGGGATCGCACGCCGATACGCCCACGCTCACGGTGGGCGCTGTCGACGAGGCCTTCTCGCGCCTCACGGGAATCGGCGGCACCGGCTCGGCCGCCGCCCGTACGGCGCTGCTCGACGACCTGGCCGGCCGGGCGACCGCCTCCGAGTGGCACCTGCTCATCCGCATCATGACGGGGGAGCTGCGCACCGGTGCGCTGGAGGGCGTGCTCCTGGATGCCGTCGCTCGCGCCTCCGATCGCGACGGGGCCGCGGTACGGCGGGCCGCCATGCTCTCGGGAGAGCTCGGGGAGACCGCCCGGGTGGCGCTCACCGGGTCCGCCGACGATCTCGCCGCCGTGGGACTCGTGGTGGGCCGCGGTGTGCAGCCCATGCTCGCCTCGACCGCGGCGTCCGTCGCGGAGGCCCTGGCCGTCGCCGGTCGCGCTTCGGTGGAGTACAAGCTCGACGGTGCCCGCGTGCAGGTGCATCGCCACGCCGACGAGGTACGCGTGTTCACGCGGACCCTCGCCGACGTCACCCACCGCGTGCCCGAGATCGTCGAGGTGGTGCGGTCCCTGCCGGTCGGCGACGTGATCCTCGACGGAGAGACTCTGTCGCTCGATGACGACGGCGGTCCCCGACCCTTCCAAGACACGATGGCCCGCTTCGGAGCCGAGGCCGCGCGCGAGATCGCGTTGCGGCCCTGGTTCTTCGACGTCCTCCATGTCGACGGGCGCGACCTCGTCGACGAGCCGCTGTCCGCCCGGCTCGACGAACTCGAGCGGGTGGCCGGGGCGTGGCGTGTCCCGGCGACGGTCACCGATGACACCGAGGTCGCCGAGACCTTCGCGCGCGACGCCCTCGCGGCGGGTCACGAAGGCGTCATGGTCAAGGGTCTCGACGATCCCTACACGGCGGGTCGACGCGGGAAGAGCTGGCTGAAGGTCAAGCCCGTGCACACGTTCGATCTCGTCGTCCTCGGCGTCGAGCGCGGGTCGGGCCGGCGTGCGGGGTGGTTCTCCAACCTGCACCTGGGGGCGCGCGACCCGGACGGCCGATTCGGCGAACCGGGCGGGTTCGTGATGGTCGGGAAGACCTTCAAGGGCCTCACCGACGAGATCCTCACCTGGCAGACCGCGTACTTCGCCGAACGCGAGGTGGGGCAGATCCCGGGCGGCATCCGGGTCACGCCTGACACGGTGGTCGAGATCGCGATCGACGGCGTCCAGCGTTCGGTGCGATATCCCGGCGGTGTGGCGCTGCGGTTCGCACGCGTGAAGGCCTACCGTTCCGACAAGACCGCGGCCGAGGCCGACATGATCGACACGCTCCGGTCGCTGCTGCCCGGCGGCAGCACGCCCGCTCGGGGCGACGAGGCGGCCGAGGGATGA
- a CDS encoding LuxR C-terminal-related transcriptional regulator yields MRVLICEDSVLLREGLVRLLADDGHEVVAALPDAAGLEAAVADTAPELCILDVRLPPTWTDEGIRAAIALRSRHPGLAVLVLSQYVEERYASDLIADGQGALGYLLKDRVADVADFLAAVASIAGGATVLDPEVVAQLLTRRRRDERLQSLTERERSVLALIAEGRSNQAIAGALFVSEASVEKYITAIFTKLGLEQDETGNRRVIAALVHLGHDHTGATS; encoded by the coding sequence GTGCGCGTCCTGATCTGCGAAGACTCGGTGCTGCTGCGCGAGGGGCTCGTGCGCCTGCTCGCCGACGACGGTCACGAGGTCGTCGCCGCGCTTCCGGATGCCGCGGGCCTCGAGGCCGCGGTCGCCGACACGGCGCCGGAGCTGTGCATCCTCGACGTGCGGCTCCCGCCGACGTGGACCGACGAGGGCATCCGCGCGGCGATCGCGCTGCGCTCCCGGCATCCGGGACTGGCGGTGCTCGTGCTGTCGCAGTACGTCGAGGAGCGTTACGCGAGTGACCTCATCGCCGACGGGCAGGGTGCGCTCGGCTATCTGCTCAAGGATCGGGTGGCCGACGTGGCCGACTTCCTCGCGGCGGTGGCCTCCATCGCGGGTGGGGCCACCGTGCTCGACCCCGAGGTCGTGGCGCAGCTGCTGACGCGCCGCCGCCGCGACGAGCGGCTGCAGAGCCTCACCGAGCGCGAGAGGTCGGTGCTCGCCCTCATCGCGGAGGGGCGTTCGAATCAGGCCATCGCCGGCGCGCTGTTCGTCAGCGAGGCCAGCGTCGAGAAGTACATCACCGCCATCTTCACCAAGCTCGGCCTGGAGCAGGACGAGACCGGCAACCGCCGCGTCATCGCCGCCCTCGTGCACCTGGGCCACGACCACACCGGAGCGACCTCATGA
- the chvE gene encoding multiple monosaccharide ABC transporter substrate-binding protein produces MLKAVAGVGVLALGIGLAGCSGDRTGNAGGGEQESGGIIGVAMPTQQSERWIADGNNVKSQLEELGYTVDLQYANDDIPTQVSQIENMISSGANALIVASIDGTTLTDVLQQAADNNIPVIAYDRLINGTENVDYYTTFDNFQVGVQQATSLLTGLGVLDASGNETGATGPFNVELFAGSPDDNNATFFWNGAMETLKPYMDSGVIVVPSGQTEFGQAAILRWLPETAQERMENILTVIGDTKLNGVLSPYDGLSIGIISALTSGGYAANALPVITGQDAEVGSIKSIIAGEQYSTIFKDTRELAKQAVSMVDDIRKGEEPEVNDTETYDNGEKVVPSYLLESTIVTKDNYKEILLDSGYYTEADLG; encoded by the coding sequence ATGCTCAAGGCGGTCGCCGGAGTCGGCGTCCTGGCGCTCGGCATCGGTCTCGCCGGTTGCTCGGGCGACCGTACCGGCAACGCCGGTGGCGGCGAGCAGGAGTCCGGCGGCATCATCGGCGTCGCCATGCCGACGCAGCAGTCGGAGCGCTGGATCGCGGACGGCAACAACGTCAAGTCGCAGCTGGAGGAGCTCGGCTACACCGTCGACCTGCAGTACGCCAACGACGACATCCCGACCCAGGTCTCGCAGATCGAGAACATGATCTCGTCCGGCGCCAACGCGCTGATCGTCGCCTCGATCGACGGCACCACGCTCACCGACGTGCTGCAGCAGGCGGCGGACAACAACATCCCGGTCATCGCCTACGACCGCCTCATCAACGGCACCGAGAACGTCGACTACTACACGACCTTCGACAACTTCCAGGTCGGCGTGCAGCAGGCCACCTCGCTGCTGACCGGTCTCGGCGTCCTGGATGCGTCGGGCAACGAGACCGGTGCCACCGGCCCGTTCAACGTCGAGCTGTTCGCCGGCAGCCCCGACGACAACAACGCCACGTTCTTCTGGAACGGCGCCATGGAGACCCTCAAGCCCTACATGGACTCGGGCGTCATCGTGGTTCCCTCGGGCCAGACCGAGTTCGGTCAGGCCGCCATCCTGCGCTGGCTGCCCGAGACCGCGCAGGAGCGCATGGAGAACATCCTCACGGTCATCGGCGACACCAAGCTCAACGGTGTGCTCTCGCCCTACGACGGTCTCTCGATCGGCATCATCTCGGCCCTCACGTCGGGCGGCTACGCGGCGAACGCGCTGCCGGTCATCACCGGTCAGGACGCCGAGGTCGGTTCGATCAAGTCGATCATCGCCGGCGAGCAGTACTCGACGATCTTCAAGGACACGCGCGAGCTCGCCAAGCAGGCCGTGTCCATGGTGGACGACATCCGCAAGGGCGAAGAGCCCGAGGTCAACGACACCGAGACGTACGACAACGGCGAGAAGGTCGTCCCCTCGTACCTGCTCGAGTCGACGATCGTCACGAAGGACAACTACAAGGAGATCCTCCTCGACAGCGGCTACTACACCGAGGCCGATCTGGGTTGA
- a CDS encoding sensor histidine kinase has translation MTTASVLPPPPPLPGASSAPAASAPAAPASHDAATPTAPPAPAPVAVPPRVRVSSPGRVAGAAAHLAALGVVGPAVFTALFSLFGSGFGLLPALLIGVVVLVAFVYALFAVAWFERARVDGLYRLGLAPFRPRRSGKPGFVGVLHTIWLQAIDPLQWRAVASFAVATVLGLITVTAIGIVSWGIGLVVSPIFGWSDTRLLGIVPLPGVAAPLTGAAAIVVALGAIVGLAILHGVIVRAIFVPSREAQLVEQARTSDTRRAGAVRAAEVERTRIERDLHDGVQPRLVSIAMTLGLAQTKIDDDPETAKALVAEAHASTKSAITELRQLARGIHASVLEDRGLDAALSALASRSHTPVTLDVRLPRRCGRAAEEAVYFAIAETLTNAAKHSRAAACRVDVRVREDGSLWARVEDDGLGGARIVPGGGLDGIVNRVTAAGGTARIDSPQGGPTTVEVNVPCAS, from the coding sequence ATGACCACGGCATCCGTTCTCCCGCCCCCGCCGCCGCTGCCCGGCGCTTCCTCCGCGCCCGCCGCCTCCGCGCCCGCCGCCCCCGCCTCGCACGACGCCGCGACACCAACCGCACCGCCCGCCCCGGCCCCGGTCGCCGTGCCGCCGAGGGTGCGCGTGTCATCGCCCGGTCGCGTGGCCGGCGCCGCAGCCCACCTCGCCGCCCTCGGAGTGGTCGGACCCGCCGTCTTCACCGCCCTGTTCAGCCTGTTCGGCTCGGGGTTCGGGCTGCTTCCGGCGCTGCTGATCGGCGTCGTCGTTCTCGTCGCCTTCGTCTACGCCCTCTTCGCGGTGGCCTGGTTCGAGCGCGCCCGCGTCGACGGCCTCTACCGCCTGGGGCTCGCGCCCTTCCGCCCGCGTCGCAGCGGAAAGCCGGGCTTCGTCGGCGTGCTGCACACGATCTGGCTGCAGGCCATCGATCCGTTGCAGTGGCGGGCCGTGGCATCTTTCGCCGTCGCGACCGTGCTGGGTCTGATCACCGTCACGGCCATCGGCATCGTCTCGTGGGGCATCGGCCTGGTCGTCAGCCCGATCTTCGGCTGGTCCGACACGCGCCTGCTCGGCATCGTGCCGCTGCCGGGCGTCGCGGCACCCCTCACCGGAGCGGCCGCCATCGTCGTCGCACTCGGTGCGATCGTGGGACTCGCGATCCTCCACGGGGTGATCGTGCGGGCGATCTTCGTGCCTTCCCGCGAGGCGCAGCTCGTCGAGCAGGCCCGCACCTCCGACACGCGTCGAGCGGGCGCTGTCCGCGCCGCCGAGGTGGAGCGCACGCGCATCGAGCGCGACCTCCACGACGGCGTCCAACCGCGCCTCGTGTCGATCGCCATGACACTGGGCCTGGCGCAGACCAAGATCGACGACGACCCCGAGACCGCGAAGGCGCTCGTCGCCGAGGCCCACGCCTCGACCAAGTCGGCCATCACCGAGCTCCGGCAGCTCGCCCGTGGCATCCACGCCTCGGTGCTCGAGGACAGGGGATTGGATGCCGCGCTGTCGGCCCTGGCGTCCCGATCCCACACCCCGGTGACCCTCGACGTGCGGCTGCCCCGCCGCTGCGGGCGCGCCGCCGAGGAGGCCGTGTACTTCGCCATCGCCGAGACCCTCACCAACGCCGCCAAGCACTCCCGCGCCGCCGCTTGTCGCGTCGACGTGCGGGTGCGGGAGGACGGATCGCTCTGGGCGCGTGTCGAAGACGACGGTCTGGGCGGTGCGCGGATCGTCCCCGGGGGCGGCCTCGACGGCATCGTCAACCGGGTCACCGCGGCCGGCGGCACGGCGCGCATCGACAGCCCGCAGGGGGGACCGACGACGGTGGAGGTGAACGTCCCGTGCGCGTCCTGA
- a CDS encoding LacI family DNA-binding transcriptional regulator: protein MSDTDIPEATGRAPSIRDVARLAGVSYQTVSRVINNSSQLRPETAEKVRSAIAELKFVPNQAARALATSRSRLIGVLGPRVTTHGAASTVQAIESAARAAGYRLTVTNLATSDPDDVRASIDHLMHQSIEGLIAVAPQTRVVPVLEELKLPVPVQTVASTGVSTAHNDQAAGARAAVRHLIELGHTRILHIAGPRDWIEADHRMRGYLAEMDANDLTPRPPVLGDWSAQFGYEAGLELLRTEDATAVFAGNDLMALGFMHAVRARGRSVPEDISVVGFDDVPESAHLWPPLTTVRQDFVGIGTRAVFDLLAALGESPGDVPAAVPDHLRLIVRSSTAPPSR from the coding sequence ATGAGCGACACCGACATCCCGGAAGCGACGGGGCGCGCCCCGAGCATCCGTGACGTCGCGCGGTTGGCAGGGGTGTCGTACCAGACGGTTTCGCGCGTCATCAACAACAGCTCGCAGCTGCGGCCCGAGACCGCCGAGAAGGTGCGTTCGGCGATCGCCGAGCTGAAGTTCGTCCCGAATCAGGCTGCCCGGGCCCTCGCGACCAGCCGCTCACGCCTTATCGGGGTGCTGGGTCCGCGCGTGACGACCCATGGCGCGGCCTCCACCGTCCAGGCCATCGAATCCGCCGCCCGCGCAGCGGGGTACCGCCTGACCGTCACCAATCTCGCCACCAGCGATCCCGACGACGTCCGCGCCTCGATCGACCACCTCATGCACCAGTCGATCGAGGGGCTCATCGCGGTGGCGCCGCAGACACGCGTGGTCCCCGTCCTCGAGGAGCTGAAGCTCCCCGTCCCGGTGCAGACCGTGGCATCCACCGGGGTGTCCACCGCGCACAACGATCAGGCGGCGGGAGCGCGCGCCGCGGTGCGGCACCTCATCGAGCTCGGACATACCCGCATCCTGCACATCGCCGGACCCCGCGACTGGATCGAGGCCGACCACCGCATGCGCGGCTACCTCGCCGAGATGGATGCCAACGACCTGACGCCGCGACCCCCGGTGCTGGGCGACTGGTCGGCCCAGTTCGGATACGAGGCGGGTCTGGAGCTGTTGCGGACCGAGGATGCCACGGCGGTCTTCGCGGGCAACGATCTCATGGCGCTGGGTTTCATGCATGCCGTTCGGGCCAGAGGTCGCTCGGTGCCGGAGGACATCTCGGTCGTCGGCTTCGACGACGTGCCCGAGTCGGCGCACCTGTGGCCGCCCTTGACGACGGTGCGGCAGGATTTCGTGGGCATCGGCACCCGCGCCGTCTTCGATCTGCTCGCGGCGCTGGGGGAGTCGCCCGGCGACGTTCCCGCGGCCGTGCCGGACCACCTGCGGCTGATCGTCCGGTCGTCGACGGCTCCGCCTTCGCGCTGA
- the mmsA gene encoding multiple monosaccharide ABC transporter ATP-binding protein, with product MRSITKEFPGVIALADVSLTVERGTVHAICGENGAGKSTLMKVLSGVYPAGDYRGEIVFDGKAVEFKDIRDSEAAGIVIIHQELALSPYLSIAENIFLGNEITHRGLIDWDATNREASKLLARVGLGDSPDVPVNEIGVGKQQLVEIAKALSKDVKLLILDEPTAALNDDDSEHLLDLIRHLKGQGITSIIISHKLNEIRAIADEVTIIRDGRTIETLDVATGGTSEDRIIRGMVGRELENRYPDRDVEIGDEVLRIEDWNVSHPTDATRTVIHQANLNVRAGEVVGIAGLMGAGRTELAMSVFGKSFGSRISGNVYIRGQKADTSTVPAAIRSGLAYVTEDRKGAGLNLIDTIKRNISIAGMRKLVKGGFVDGDEEYLVANRYRTSMNIKAPTVDVVVGKLSGGNQQKVVLSQWLYSDPEVLILDEPTRGIDVGAKYEIYTIINSLAAQGKGVLVISSELPELLGICDRIYTLSEGHITGQLPIEQATPEALMVLMTKEKEADHVSA from the coding sequence ATGCGCTCGATCACCAAGGAGTTCCCCGGCGTCATCGCGCTCGCCGACGTGTCGCTGACCGTCGAGCGCGGAACGGTTCACGCCATCTGCGGCGAGAACGGCGCCGGCAAGTCGACCCTCATGAAGGTGCTCAGCGGTGTGTATCCCGCGGGCGACTACCGCGGTGAGATCGTCTTCGACGGCAAGGCCGTGGAATTCAAGGACATCCGCGACAGCGAAGCGGCCGGCATCGTCATCATCCACCAGGAGCTGGCCCTCAGCCCCTACCTCTCGATCGCCGAGAACATCTTCCTCGGCAACGAGATCACGCACCGCGGCCTCATCGACTGGGATGCCACGAACCGCGAGGCCTCCAAGCTCCTCGCCCGCGTGGGCCTGGGCGACAGCCCCGACGTGCCCGTCAACGAGATCGGCGTCGGCAAGCAGCAGCTCGTCGAGATCGCCAAGGCGCTGTCGAAGGACGTCAAGCTCCTCATCCTCGACGAGCCGACCGCCGCGCTGAACGACGACGACTCCGAGCACCTGCTCGACCTGATCCGCCACCTCAAGGGCCAGGGGATCACCTCGATCATCATCAGCCACAAGCTCAACGAAATCCGCGCGATCGCCGACGAGGTCACGATCATCCGCGACGGCCGCACCATCGAGACGCTCGACGTGGCCACGGGCGGCACCAGCGAGGATCGCATCATCCGCGGCATGGTCGGCCGCGAGCTCGAGAACCGCTACCCCGACCGCGACGTCGAGATCGGCGACGAGGTGCTGCGCATCGAGGACTGGAACGTCAGCCACCCCACGGATGCCACCCGCACCGTCATCCACCAGGCGAACCTGAACGTGCGCGCCGGCGAGGTCGTCGGCATCGCCGGCCTGATGGGCGCCGGACGCACGGAACTGGCGATGAGCGTGTTCGGCAAGAGCTTCGGTTCGCGCATCTCGGGCAACGTCTACATCCGCGGTCAGAAGGCCGACACCTCCACGGTCCCGGCGGCCATCCGCAGCGGCCTGGCGTACGTCACCGAGGACCGCAAGGGCGCCGGGCTCAACCTCATCGACACGATCAAGCGCAACATCTCGATCGCCGGGATGCGCAAGCTCGTCAAGGGCGGGTTCGTCGACGGCGACGAGGAGTACCTGGTCGCCAACCGCTACCGCACCTCGATGAACATCAAGGCGCCCACCGTCGACGTCGTCGTCGGCAAGCTCTCCGGCGGCAACCAGCAGAAGGTCGTGCTGTCGCAGTGGCTCTACTCCGATCCGGAGGTGCTCATCCTCGACGAGCCGACCCGCGGCATCGACGTCGGCGCGAAGTACGAGATCTACACGATCATCAATTCCCTCGCGGCGCAGGGCAAGGGGGTGCTGGTCATCTCGAGCGAGCTGCCCGAGCTCCTCGGCATCTGCGACCGCATCTACACCCTCAGCGAAGGCCACATCACCGGCCAGCTGCCCATCGAACAGGCCACTCCCGAGGCACTCATGGTGCTCATGACGAAGGAAAAGGAAGCCGACCATGTCAGCGCTTGA
- a CDS encoding Gfo/Idh/MocA family protein encodes MTGLHWGILATGGIAHAFTSDLRTAGLDIAAVGSRRLDSAREFAEQYGIPNAHGSYEELVADPDVDIVYIATPHPGHVDNALLALDHGKHVLVEKPLTLNATEAAMIRDRAAAKGLLAMEAMWTRYLPHMVRIREILAAGTLGEVRVVSADHTQKLPSDPAHRLNDLALGGGALLDLGIYPISFAVDVLGLPERVTALARLSDAGSDAEVATIFTHAGGAVSTTVSSSRGAGANTAQIVGTEARIEIDRVWYTPTSFRVVSPDGDVLEDFVSDVEGRGMQYQALAAERFATGDGTTNDVLSIDESVAIMGVLDEVRRQIGVVYPGER; translated from the coding sequence ATGACCGGACTGCACTGGGGCATCCTCGCGACGGGCGGCATCGCCCACGCCTTCACCTCCGACCTGCGCACCGCGGGTCTCGACATCGCCGCCGTCGGTTCGCGCCGGCTCGACAGCGCCCGCGAGTTCGCGGAGCAGTACGGCATCCCGAACGCGCACGGATCGTACGAAGAACTCGTCGCCGACCCCGACGTCGACATCGTGTACATCGCCACACCCCACCCCGGGCACGTCGACAATGCGCTGCTGGCACTCGACCACGGAAAGCACGTCCTCGTTGAGAAGCCGCTCACCCTCAATGCCACCGAGGCCGCGATGATCCGCGACCGGGCGGCTGCGAAGGGGCTGCTCGCCATGGAGGCGATGTGGACGCGTTATCTGCCGCACATGGTGCGCATCCGCGAGATCCTCGCCGCCGGCACGCTCGGCGAGGTGCGTGTCGTCTCGGCCGACCACACGCAGAAACTGCCCAGCGACCCCGCGCACCGGCTGAACGACCTCGCGCTCGGGGGCGGCGCGCTGCTCGATCTCGGCATCTATCCGATCTCGTTCGCCGTCGACGTGCTGGGTCTGCCGGAGCGCGTCACGGCGCTCGCCCGTCTCTCGGATGCCGGGAGCGACGCCGAGGTCGCCACGATCTTCACCCACGCGGGTGGCGCCGTCTCGACCACCGTGTCGTCGTCGCGCGGTGCCGGCGCGAACACGGCGCAGATCGTCGGGACCGAGGCCCGTATCGAGATCGATCGCGTCTGGTACACCCCGACCTCGTTCCGGGTGGTCTCACCCGACGGCGACGTGCTCGAGGACTTCGTCTCGGATGTCGAGGGGCGCGGGATGCAGTATCAGGCCCTCGCCGCGGAACGTTTCGCCACGGGCGACGGAACGACGAACGACGTGCTCTCGATCGACGAGAGCGTCGCGATCATGGGCGTGCTCGACGAGGTGCGCCGGCAGATCGGCGTCGTCTACCCCGGGGAGCGCTGA
- the mmsB gene encoding multiple monosaccharide ABC transporter permease has protein sequence MSALDNTVTPKGPATPKGPVGGGAGSGAGGLVTFFTSRLREIGIFIALIVIVLLFQALTGGRLLTAGNVSNIIVQNSYILILAIGMVMIIIAGHIDLSVGSVAAFVGAVSGVLIVQWGLPWWLGITLSLLLGAVVGMWQGFWVAYIGIPAFIVTLAGMLLFRGLTQMTLGNTQITPFPTEYRQLGGGYLFPDLFPAASSPAEWVTVALGVLTLVLFVTSQVRQRAKRAALELHNEPTAAFLVKVIGGGALIAYLTYLLGVAPGSRGTPIVLVVLAVLIIGYSTVMSRSVFGRHIYAIGGNRTAAKLSGINTRRVDFMLFVNMGVLAALAGIVFTGRLNSAGPGAGNLFELDAIAAAFIGGAAVQGGVGRVVGAIAGGLVMGVLNNGMSLMGISTDVQQFIKGLVLLLAVAFDVWNKNRTRG, from the coding sequence ATGTCAGCGCTTGACAACACCGTGACCCCGAAGGGTCCCGCCACGCCGAAGGGTCCCGTCGGCGGCGGCGCCGGCAGCGGTGCCGGGGGCCTCGTGACGTTCTTCACCTCGCGCCTGCGCGAGATCGGCATCTTCATCGCCCTCATCGTCATCGTGCTGCTCTTCCAGGCGCTGACCGGCGGGCGCCTGCTCACCGCGGGCAACGTGTCGAACATCATCGTCCAGAACAGCTACATCCTGATCCTCGCGATCGGCATGGTGATGATCATCATCGCCGGCCACATCGACCTGTCTGTCGGTTCGGTGGCGGCCTTCGTCGGTGCCGTGTCGGGTGTGCTGATCGTGCAGTGGGGCCTGCCCTGGTGGCTCGGCATCACGCTGTCGCTCCTGCTCGGCGCCGTCGTCGGCATGTGGCAGGGCTTCTGGGTGGCGTACATCGGCATCCCGGCGTTCATCGTGACCCTGGCCGGCATGCTCCTGTTCCGCGGTCTCACGCAGATGACCCTGGGCAACACCCAGATCACGCCCTTCCCGACCGAGTACCGCCAGCTCGGCGGCGGCTACCTCTTCCCCGACCTGTTCCCCGCGGCATCCTCGCCGGCCGAGTGGGTCACGGTCGCGCTCGGCGTGCTCACGCTGGTGCTGTTCGTGACGTCGCAGGTCCGTCAGCGTGCCAAGCGCGCGGCGCTCGAGCTCCACAACGAGCCGACGGCGGCCTTCCTGGTGAAGGTCATCGGCGGCGGCGCGCTCATCGCGTACCTGACGTACCTCCTCGGTGTCGCACCCGGCTCCCGCGGCACGCCCATCGTGCTCGTCGTGCTGGCGGTGCTGATCATCGGCTACTCCACCGTCATGAGCCGCAGCGTCTTCGGCCGCCACATCTACGCGATCGGTGGCAACCGCACCGCCGCGAAGCTGTCGGGCATCAACACCCGCCGCGTCGACTTCATGCTCTTCGTGAACATGGGTGTCCTGGCCGCCCTCGCCGGCATCGTCTTCACGGGCCGACTGAACTCCGCCGGGCCCGGCGCCGGAAACCTGTTCGAGCTGGATGCCATCGCCGCCGCCTTCATCGGCGGGGCGGCGGTGCAGGGCGGTGTCGGCCGCGTGGTCGGCGCGATCGCCGGTGGTCTGGTCATGGGTGTGCTGAACAACGGCATGTCGCTCATGGGCATCTCGACCGACGTGCAGCAGTTCATCAAGGGTCTGGTGCTGCTGCTGGCCGTCGCCTTCGACGTCTGGAACAAGAACCGCACCCGCGGCTGA